The Candidatus Aegiribacteria sp. nucleotide sequence TGTCTATTGAAGTTACCCCTGTGGCAAGCTCAACCGTTCTGCACTGCTCAAGACCCTGCCTGCACAGTTCCAGTGCTTTTGTTTTATCATCGACTTTATTTGAGTTGTCTATCATCTGGGTGATGAAATAACCAAGACTCACAATAAGAATCGCCAGTATAACACTTGCGACAAGCAACTCAACCAGGGTAAATCCTCCCTGATTGCTTCTACGAAATTTGCTTCTCATAATTCCCTCCCGTTAATAGTTAATCGACTTGATTTCAATATCGTTTCCACTGC carries:
- a CDS encoding type II secretion system GspH family protein: MRSKFRRSNQGGFTLVELLVASVILAILIVSLGYFITQMIDNSNKVDDKTKALELCRQGLEQCRTVELATGVTSIDIVLGGMTYTRELTVSDYSVEYSEAKLVVCKVTWSGSGSSESVTLSTVF